In Deinococcus sedimenti, a single genomic region encodes these proteins:
- a CDS encoding TetR/AcrR family transcriptional regulator, giving the protein MPYPAKLTPDTILREAQTLLDQGGPDALAMRPLADALGVRPGSLYRHFASRDALLNQLAEHAADDLRDGVTAAAHTQAPRAALDAIAQAYLDFARTRPHTYDLLMTPRPDQPPGIKTTAGKHLWNALLTHVGALSGNPDDTGHAVAYWTFLHGAASLQRSGLYGASGPQGGLDLGLSAILDRMEHAAKA; this is encoded by the coding sequence ATGCCGTACCCCGCGAAACTCACCCCGGACACCATCCTCCGGGAAGCGCAGACCCTCCTCGACCAGGGGGGACCCGACGCCCTCGCCATGCGGCCCCTCGCCGACGCACTGGGCGTACGCCCCGGCAGCCTGTACCGCCACTTCGCCAGCCGCGACGCCCTGCTGAACCAGCTGGCCGAACACGCCGCCGACGACCTGCGCGATGGCGTCACCGCCGCCGCCCACACCCAGGCCCCCCGCGCCGCACTGGACGCCATCGCGCAGGCGTACCTGGACTTCGCCCGCACCCGCCCCCACACCTACGACCTCCTGATGACCCCCCGGCCCGACCAACCCCCAGGCATCAAGACCACTGCCGGAAAGCACCTCTGGAACGCCCTCCTGACCCACGTCGGCGCGCTGAGCGGCAACCCCGACGACACCGGGCACGCCGTCGCCTACTGGACGTTCCTGCACGGCGCGGCCAGCCTCCAGCGCAGCGGCCTCTACGGCGCCAGCGGCCCGCAAGGCGGCCTGGACCTCGGCCTCAGCGCCATTCTGGACCGCATGGAACACGCCGCGAAGGCGTAA
- a CDS encoding GNAT family N-acetyltransferase, producing the protein MTQPSYSLTTSLDGMTPEQLHGFFVDWPNPPTPDTFLRLLRGSYRVVLAVQDGQVIGFVQAVSDGVLTAYIPLLEVLPEWQGRGVGRALMTRMQEELRHLYAVDLGCDDHLVPYYEGLGMRRGTLMFTRKYARQDGAPTG; encoded by the coding sequence GTGACTCAACCCAGCTATTCCCTCACGACGTCCCTGGACGGCATGACGCCTGAACAGCTCCACGGATTCTTCGTGGACTGGCCCAACCCGCCCACGCCCGACACGTTCCTGCGCCTGCTGCGCGGGTCGTACCGGGTCGTGCTCGCCGTGCAGGACGGTCAGGTCATCGGCTTCGTGCAGGCGGTCAGCGACGGCGTCCTGACCGCGTACATTCCACTGCTGGAGGTTCTGCCCGAGTGGCAGGGGCGGGGCGTGGGCCGCGCCCTGATGACCCGCATGCAGGAAGAACTGCGACACCTGTACGCCGTGGACCTCGGCTGCGACGACCACCTGGTCCCGTACTACGAAGGTCTGGGCATGCGGCGGGGCACCCTGATGTTCACCCGAAAGTACGCGCGGCAGGACGGGGCGCCCACCGGGTGA
- a CDS encoding FKBP-type peptidyl-prolyl cis-trans isomerase, with protein sequence MTAEGKTELKIDKYHEGTGVQAQAGKMVRVHYTGTLENGQKFDSSRDRGEPIEFPLGVGYVIQGWDQGIAQLRVGDKAKLTIPAHLGYGAAGVPGVIPGGATLVFDVELMDVR encoded by the coding sequence GGGAAGACGGAACTGAAGATCGACAAGTACCACGAGGGGACCGGCGTGCAGGCGCAGGCCGGGAAGATGGTCCGCGTGCACTACACCGGAACGCTGGAAAACGGGCAGAAGTTCGACAGCAGCCGTGACCGTGGTGAACCCATCGAGTTCCCGCTGGGCGTCGGGTACGTGATCCAGGGTTGGGATCAGGGCATTGCGCAGCTGCGCGTGGGCGACAAGGCCAAGCTCACCATTCCGGCCCACCTCGGCTACGGCGCGGCGGGCGTTCCCGGCGTGATCCCCGGCGGCGCGACGCTGGTGTTCGACGTGGAACTGATGGACGTCCGCTGA
- the ispG gene encoding flavodoxin-dependent (E)-4-hydroxy-3-methylbut-2-enyl-diphosphate synthase, producing MKRRQTVSVNVGGVMVGSAHPVVVQSMTNTDTANAEATAIQIAQLVRAGSEIVRVTVNTREAAAAIPDIIARLKEVGIEVPIVGDFHYNGHILLREFPETARLLAKYRINPGNVGAGQHHDANFATMIEVAKEFDKPVRIGVNWGSLDQQVLARLMDENTANGSPKTGTDVMIDAMVVSALESAAYAEELGLAHDRILISVKVSSAPELWQVYRQLAPLCDYPLHLGLTEAGMGMKGIVASSAALAPLLIDGIGDTIRVSLTPEPGASRKLEVEVAQQILQSLGIRQFLPQVTSCPGCGRTTSTFFQELAQKIQDYIRDTMPDWKAKYPGVEDMQVAVMGCIVNGPGESKHANIGISLPGTGEDPRAPVYQDGKLLTTLRGPRIAEDFQDLMEKYVEQRYGRSEAPE from the coding sequence ATGAAGCGTCGCCAGACCGTCAGCGTCAACGTCGGGGGGGTCATGGTGGGCAGCGCCCACCCGGTCGTCGTGCAGTCCATGACGAACACCGACACCGCCAACGCCGAAGCCACCGCCATCCAGATCGCGCAGCTCGTCCGGGCGGGCAGCGAGATCGTGCGCGTCACCGTCAACACCCGCGAGGCCGCCGCCGCCATCCCCGACATCATCGCCCGCCTCAAAGAGGTCGGGATCGAGGTCCCCATCGTCGGGGACTTCCACTACAACGGCCACATCCTCCTGCGCGAATTCCCCGAAACCGCCCGCCTTCTCGCCAAGTACCGCATCAACCCCGGCAACGTCGGCGCCGGACAGCACCACGACGCGAACTTCGCCACCATGATCGAGGTCGCCAAAGAGTTCGACAAACCCGTCCGCATCGGCGTGAACTGGGGCAGCCTCGACCAGCAGGTCCTCGCCCGCCTGATGGACGAGAACACCGCCAACGGGTCCCCCAAGACCGGCACGGACGTCATGATCGACGCGATGGTCGTCTCCGCGCTGGAGAGCGCCGCGTACGCCGAAGAACTCGGCCTCGCGCACGACAGGATCCTGATCAGCGTGAAGGTCAGCAGCGCCCCGGAACTCTGGCAGGTGTACCGCCAGCTCGCCCCGCTGTGCGACTACCCCCTGCACCTCGGCCTGACCGAGGCCGGCATGGGCATGAAAGGCATCGTCGCCAGCAGCGCCGCCCTCGCGCCCCTGCTGATCGACGGCATCGGGGACACCATCCGCGTCAGCCTCACCCCGGAACCCGGCGCGAGCCGCAAACTGGAAGTCGAGGTCGCCCAGCAGATCCTCCAGAGCCTCGGCATCCGCCAGTTCCTCCCACAGGTCACCTCCTGCCCCGGCTGCGGCCGCACCACCAGCACCTTCTTCCAGGAACTCGCCCAGAAGATCCAGGACTACATCCGCGACACCATGCCCGACTGGAAAGCCAAGTACCCCGGCGTGGAGGACATGCAGGTCGCCGTCATGGGCTGCATCGTCAACGGCCCCGGCGAGAGCAAACACGCCAACATCGGCATCTCCCTGCCCGGCACCGGCGAGGACCCCCGCGCGCCCGTCTACCAGGACGGCAAACTCCTGACCACCCTGCGTGGCCCCCGCATCGCCGAGGACTTCCAGGACCTCATGGAAAAATACGTCGAGCAGCGCTACGGCCGCAGCGAGGCCCCCGAATGA
- the galK gene encoding galactokinase has protein sequence MTHTSYEEAFGRAPQATAQAPGRVNLLGEHTDYQGGFVLPTAIPQQATVALGHNGTGEHVLYSANLDQTIRVPVGEVGSGFAPYLTGCFALSGVQEGLNAFITSDVPSGGLSSSAALEVATLRALRDLADLDLDDVSLALRGVQVEHEFVGVKCGVMDQMASSLADTRTMLLIDTRSLDRRAVPFPAGAEVLVIDSGVPRRLAESGYNERRAQVEEAARLLGVPQLRDVTDPLIVETLPPVLRERARHVVTENNRVLAALEPGVDAIRFGQLMNVSHASLRDDYAVSHERVDELVALLQAHPDVYGARMTGAGFGGAVVALVRQGQATAAAQVVLAQYSEQGSQVVP, from the coding sequence GTGACCCACACCAGTTACGAAGAGGCGTTCGGGCGTGCGCCGCAGGCCACCGCGCAGGCCCCGGGCCGCGTGAACCTGCTGGGCGAACATACCGACTACCAGGGGGGCTTCGTGCTGCCCACCGCCATCCCGCAGCAGGCGACGGTCGCGCTGGGCCACAACGGCACGGGCGAGCACGTCCTGTATTCCGCGAACCTTGACCAGACCATCCGCGTGCCGGTTGGCGAGGTCGGCAGCGGCTTCGCGCCGTACCTGACCGGCTGCTTCGCCCTGAGCGGCGTGCAGGAGGGCCTGAACGCCTTCATCACCAGCGACGTACCCAGCGGCGGCCTGAGCAGCAGCGCCGCGCTGGAGGTCGCCACGCTCCGCGCCCTGCGGGACCTCGCGGACCTCGACCTCGACGACGTGTCCCTCGCCCTGCGCGGCGTGCAGGTCGAACACGAGTTCGTGGGGGTCAAGTGCGGCGTCATGGACCAGATGGCCAGTTCCCTGGCCGACACGCGCACCATGCTCCTGATCGACACCCGCAGCCTCGACCGCCGCGCCGTGCCGTTCCCCGCCGGGGCGGAGGTGCTCGTCATCGACTCCGGCGTGCCGCGCCGCCTCGCCGAGAGCGGATACAACGAACGCCGCGCTCAGGTCGAGGAAGCCGCCCGCCTGCTCGGCGTCCCGCAACTGCGAGACGTGACCGATCCTTTGATCGTCGAGACGCTGCCGCCCGTCCTGCGCGAGCGTGCCCGGCACGTCGTCACCGAGAACAACCGCGTACTGGCCGCACTGGAACCCGGTGTGGACGCCATCCGCTTCGGGCAGCTCATGAACGTCAGCCACGCCAGCCTCCGGGACGACTATGCTGTCAGTCACGAACGCGTGGACGAACTCGTCGCGCTGCTCCAGGCGCACCCGGACGTGTACGGCGCCCGCATGACCGGCGCGGGCTTCGGCGGCGCGGTCGTCGCCCTCGTCCGCCAGGGACAGGCCACCGCCGCCGCGCAGGTGGTCCTCGCCCAGTACAGCGAGCAGGGCTCCCAGGTCGTTCCGTAA
- a CDS encoding DUF4259 domain-containing protein, giving the protein MTAWGVGPFQNEAAAEYAAEIAQDGAYALAEAFDVALDPDNDYLEAEEGHRAVAAAETLAAVLTGDTSALTDAALRAWVQNADAAELTHLRPHAMEALERVLGPGSELPDLWEDSEDADAWREDIQRLRAALS; this is encoded by the coding sequence ATGACCGCCTGGGGCGTCGGGCCCTTCCAGAACGAGGCGGCCGCCGAGTACGCCGCCGAGATCGCGCAGGACGGCGCGTACGCCCTTGCGGAAGCCTTCGACGTCGCGCTGGACCCAGACAACGACTACCTGGAAGCCGAGGAAGGCCACCGCGCCGTCGCCGCCGCCGAGACCCTCGCCGCCGTCCTCACGGGCGACACCAGCGCCCTGACCGACGCCGCCCTGCGCGCCTGGGTGCAGAACGCCGACGCCGCCGAACTGACCCACCTGCGCCCCCACGCCATGGAAGCGCTGGAACGCGTCCTCGGCCCCGGCAGCGAACTCCCGGACCTCTGGGAGGACAGCGAGGACGCCGACGCGTGGCGCGAGGACATCCAACGCCTCCGCGCGGCGCTGAGCTGA
- a CDS encoding glycoside hydrolase family 36 protein, whose translation MNKWTVNEAPQDLRVLISGFQSWSEAELRPLTDVQAVPGQHWRVEQGHDPGFPPSGEAGVWRSHTVLALVRADGSGWVGSVGDATRTFAQWEARAGTEAVTVTCTLEGPDVPVTWEETGDVIATLEARAADLGVAMGARTPAPLRVWCSWYSYYRDVTLDAMLDNARLASEHGLDFDVFQLDDGFQTFLGDWEDPSAHFGGHARELPARLAELGFTAGLWLAPFLVQPQSRLFRDHPEWLLRGEDGQPLAFGNNWGGPYHALDTTHPGALDWIRELGRTVRGWGYTYLKIDFLYGATQPGVRHDPTVGRAEAYRMGLQAFRDGVGDDAFILACGAPLAQSIGLVDAMRTGPDVAPLWDEDSRRVWLGDATGPSARNALHTALSRWYQHAWYQPDPDVAICRRELSLLNATERDAIAGMLDVIGGLRASSDPISLLDEEGRALLRQCLTVSTPDRPVTLAASHGDAVTHFTRGTFNLTDRAEGGIPAHGYRSAQGKEQA comes from the coding sequence GTGAATAAGTGGACAGTCAATGAGGCCCCGCAGGACCTGCGGGTGTTGATCAGTGGATTCCAGTCGTGGAGCGAGGCGGAACTGCGCCCGCTGACGGACGTTCAGGCCGTGCCGGGGCAGCACTGGCGGGTGGAGCAGGGGCACGATCCGGGCTTCCCGCCCAGCGGCGAGGCCGGGGTGTGGCGCAGCCATACCGTGCTGGCACTGGTGCGCGCGGACGGGAGCGGCTGGGTCGGCAGCGTGGGGGACGCCACGCGTACCTTCGCGCAGTGGGAGGCCCGCGCCGGAACCGAGGCCGTGACCGTGACCTGCACCCTGGAAGGCCCCGACGTTCCCGTCACCTGGGAGGAGACCGGGGACGTGATCGCCACCCTGGAGGCCCGCGCGGCCGACCTGGGCGTGGCGATGGGCGCGCGGACGCCGGCGCCGCTGCGGGTGTGGTGCTCGTGGTACTCGTACTACCGTGACGTGACGCTGGACGCCATGCTGGACAACGCCCGACTGGCCAGCGAGCACGGGCTGGACTTCGACGTGTTCCAGCTCGACGACGGCTTCCAGACGTTCCTGGGTGACTGGGAGGACCCCAGCGCCCACTTCGGCGGGCACGCCCGCGAACTGCCCGCGCGCCTCGCGGAACTGGGTTTCACGGCCGGGCTGTGGCTGGCGCCGTTCCTGGTGCAGCCGCAGAGCCGACTGTTCCGCGACCACCCCGAGTGGCTGCTGCGCGGCGAGGACGGTCAGCCGCTGGCGTTCGGGAACAACTGGGGAGGCCCGTACCACGCGCTGGACACCACGCACCCCGGCGCGCTGGACTGGATCCGCGAGCTGGGCCGCACGGTGCGCGGCTGGGGGTACACGTACCTGAAGATCGACTTCCTGTACGGCGCGACCCAGCCCGGCGTGCGTCACGACCCGACGGTCGGGCGGGCCGAGGCGTACCGGATGGGCCTGCAGGCGTTCCGGGACGGCGTGGGCGACGACGCCTTCATCCTGGCGTGCGGGGCGCCGCTGGCGCAGAGCATCGGGCTGGTGGACGCCATGCGCACCGGTCCCGACGTGGCCCCGCTGTGGGACGAGGACTCCCGCCGCGTGTGGCTGGGCGACGCGACCGGCCCCAGCGCCCGCAACGCGCTGCACACCGCGCTGAGCCGCTGGTATCAGCACGCGTGGTACCAGCCGGACCCGGACGTGGCGATCTGCCGCCGTGAACTGAGCCTCCTGAACGCCACCGAGCGGGACGCCATCGCGGGGATGCTGGACGTCATCGGGGGCCTGCGGGCCAGCAGCGACCCGATCAGCCTGCTGGACGAGGAGGGCCGCGCGCTGCTGCGGCAGTGCCTGACGGTCAGCACCCCGGACCGCCCGGTGACGCTCGCGGCGTCGCACGGGGACGCGGTGACGCACTTCACGCGCGGCACGTTCAACCTCACGGACCGCGCTGAAGGCGGCATTCCCGCGCACGGGTACCGGTCCGCGCAGGGCAAGGAGCAGGCATGA
- a CDS encoding beta-galactosidase → MTNPDPTAEFLMLGTCDYPEHVPSDRWAPYARMQAELGLRFVRVAEFAWSRLEPRPGEFDWAWLDDAIAAYAAEGLRVVMCTPTPTPPAWLIRAHPEILAFDEQGRVREFGSRRHYDFASPVFREHSRLVTRAVAERYGQHPAVVGWQTDNEFGCHNTSRSYGGASEAAFPAWLQARYGTLDALNEAWGNVFWSMEYTDWAQVKSPALTVTEPNPSHVLDYHRFASDLIASFQAEQVEILRELAPGRFVTHNFMIFESGFDHYDVARGLDFATWDNYPTGMLEFFAPPGVGEDLKTHYARTGHPDLVAFNHDVYRSLMLGKDGLGRDGAGTPNGFWVMEQQCGQVNWAPYNPLPAEGAVALWTAQAWAHGADVVSYFRWRAATMAQEVMHSGLLRHDETPDRGFAEVAGLDLTQFPVGPVPARVALLHDYESLWIYDQQRHAAGLSYWAQTVTYYMALRSLGVDVQITHPDADLSGFAAVVAPAITLVPADRAARWEAAAQGGVPFVFGPRTAFRTPGGATWSDGQFGPLSEMTGARLLQYDSLRPGVTQGVTGAFGSVDASLWAESYRVTGAQTLATYAGGPLDGQSAVIRHGNATVIGAHSLDLIRAVLREVLGGAGVPLLDLPEGVRVSRRADRTLVQNWHPHAVTWGGLELDPVSSVVLGGDWSPTQGKGVQGE, encoded by the coding sequence ATGACGAACCCTGATCCCACCGCCGAATTCCTGATGCTGGGCACCTGCGATTACCCCGAGCATGTCCCCTCTGACCGCTGGGCGCCGTACGCGCGGATGCAGGCGGAGCTGGGCCTGCGCTTCGTGCGGGTGGCGGAGTTCGCCTGGAGTCGCCTGGAACCCCGCCCGGGCGAGTTCGACTGGGCGTGGCTGGACGACGCGATCGCCGCGTACGCCGCCGAGGGCCTGCGCGTGGTGATGTGCACGCCGACGCCCACACCGCCCGCGTGGCTGATCCGCGCGCACCCGGAGATCCTGGCGTTCGACGAGCAGGGCCGCGTGCGGGAGTTCGGGTCGCGCCGCCACTACGATTTCGCCTCCCCCGTGTTCCGGGAGCATTCGCGCCTCGTCACGCGCGCGGTTGCCGAGCGGTACGGGCAGCATCCGGCGGTGGTGGGCTGGCAGACCGACAACGAGTTCGGGTGTCATAACACCAGCCGCAGTTACGGCGGCGCGAGCGAGGCGGCGTTCCCCGCGTGGCTGCAGGCGCGCTACGGCACGCTGGACGCGCTGAACGAGGCGTGGGGGAACGTGTTCTGGAGCATGGAGTACACCGACTGGGCGCAGGTGAAGTCCCCGGCGCTGACCGTGACGGAACCGAACCCGTCGCACGTGCTGGATTACCACCGTTTCGCGTCGGACCTGATCGCGTCGTTCCAGGCCGAGCAGGTGGAGATCCTGCGTGAACTCGCGCCGGGGCGGTTCGTGACGCACAACTTCATGATCTTTGAGTCGGGCTTCGATCATTACGACGTGGCGCGCGGCCTGGACTTCGCGACGTGGGACAACTACCCGACCGGGATGCTGGAATTCTTCGCGCCGCCCGGCGTGGGCGAGGACCTGAAGACCCATTACGCCCGCACCGGGCACCCGGATCTGGTGGCGTTCAACCATGACGTGTACCGCAGCCTGATGCTCGGGAAGGACGGGCTGGGCCGGGACGGGGCGGGCACGCCGAACGGGTTCTGGGTCATGGAGCAGCAGTGCGGTCAGGTGAACTGGGCGCCGTACAACCCGCTGCCCGCCGAAGGCGCGGTGGCGCTGTGGACGGCGCAGGCGTGGGCGCACGGGGCGGACGTCGTGAGTTACTTCCGCTGGCGGGCCGCGACGATGGCGCAGGAGGTCATGCACTCCGGACTGCTGCGCCACGACGAGACGCCCGACCGGGGCTTCGCGGAGGTCGCGGGCCTGGACCTCACGCAGTTCCCGGTGGGGCCGGTCCCGGCGCGCGTGGCGCTGCTGCACGACTACGAGAGCCTGTGGATCTATGACCAGCAGCGGCACGCGGCGGGCCTGAGCTACTGGGCGCAGACGGTCACGTACTACATGGCGCTGCGCTCGCTGGGCGTGGACGTGCAGATCACCCACCCGGACGCGGACCTGAGCGGTTTCGCGGCGGTGGTCGCCCCGGCGATCACGCTGGTCCCCGCGGACCGGGCGGCGCGCTGGGAGGCGGCGGCGCAGGGTGGCGTGCCGTTCGTGTTCGGGCCGCGCACGGCGTTCCGCACGCCGGGCGGCGCGACGTGGTCGGACGGGCAGTTCGGCCCGCTGTCGGAGATGACTGGGGCGCGCCTCTTGCAGTACGACAGCCTGCGTCCCGGCGTGACGCAGGGCGTGACCGGCGCGTTCGGGAGCGTGGACGCGAGCCTCTGGGCCGAGAGTTACCGCGTGACCGGCGCGCAGACGCTCGCCACGTACGCCGGTGGGCCGCTGGACGGGCAGAGCGCCGTGATCCGCCACGGGAACGCGACCGTGATCGGCGCGCACAGCCTCGACCTGATCCGTGCGGTGCTGCGCGAGGTGCTGGGCGGCGCGGGCGTGCCGCTGCTGGACCTGCCGGAGGGGGTGCGCGTGTCGCGCCGCGCGGACCGGACGCTGGTGCAGAACTGGCATCCGCACGCGGTGACGTGGGGCGGCCTGGAGCTGGATCCGGTGAGTTCGGTGGTGCTGGGCGGCGACTGGTCGCCCACGCAAGGGAAAGGAGTGCAGGGTGAATAA
- a CDS encoding DeoR/GlpR family DNA-binding transcription regulator: MIEGRRSEIVALVRQHGELGVTELSGLLGVSEVTVRSDLSALAAAGHVRRTRGRVSLPLDLRREAPLETSMREFAAAKRRIGQAAAALVQSGDTVFLDVGSTTSEVARALSPALQDVTVVTNGLNIALLLERLPGVRVIVTGGTLRPLQHSLVSPYALDVLRHIHADRLFLGCNGVHAASGVTNANHEEAEVKRLMAEQAREVVVVADHRKLGVVSRAFITPLDRVSTLITDRAATSPPPDVLDAVKDVRVV, translated from the coding sequence GTGATCGAAGGTCGGCGCAGCGAGATCGTCGCGCTGGTCCGCCAGCACGGCGAACTGGGCGTCACGGAACTCTCCGGGCTGCTGGGCGTCTCGGAGGTCACGGTCCGCAGCGACCTGAGTGCCCTGGCCGCCGCCGGGCACGTCCGCCGAACGCGCGGGCGGGTCAGCCTGCCGCTGGACCTGCGCCGCGAGGCCCCGCTGGAAACCAGCATGCGCGAGTTCGCGGCCGCCAAGCGCCGCATCGGGCAGGCGGCGGCGGCCCTGGTGCAGAGCGGCGACACGGTGTTCCTGGACGTGGGCAGCACCACCTCCGAGGTCGCGCGGGCGCTGTCCCCCGCTCTGCAGGACGTGACGGTCGTGACGAACGGCCTGAACATCGCCCTGCTGCTCGAGCGCCTTCCCGGCGTGCGGGTCATCGTGACCGGCGGGACGCTCCGGCCCCTACAGCACTCGCTGGTCAGTCCGTACGCGCTGGACGTGCTGCGCCACATTCACGCCGACCGGCTGTTCCTGGGCTGCAACGGCGTGCACGCCGCGTCGGGCGTGACGAACGCGAACCACGAGGAGGCCGAGGTCAAGCGCCTGATGGCCGAACAGGCACGCGAGGTGGTGGTCGTCGCCGATCACCGCAAGCTGGGCGTGGTCAGCCGCGCGTTCATCACGCCGCTGGACCGGGTGTCGACGCTGATCACGGACCGCGCCGCAACCTCTCCCCCGCCGGACGTGCTGGACGCCGTGAAGGACGTGCGCGTGGTGTAA
- the galT gene encoding galactose-1-phosphate uridylyltransferase, with the protein MTTESTTAALPGGYHAADFTKPDGRAMTLYGLNPIRVDSEIPSPSPDPVDARPLMRWHPVRGEWVMYAAHRMGRTFLPPPEYNPLAPTRDPEHPTELPRGEYDIAVFDNRFPSLTLTAPDPEPGPAGTRAGVGKCEVVVFSQSAQGRLCDLTDEQISLLLAVWADRTTRLAETGQINAVLPFENRGVEVGVTLHHPHGQIYAYDHVPPVAARAAAQMDAYVAEHGRPWLEDFIQEERAAEDRIIRDDGAALSVVPPFARYTFETWVLPTRPVSLLSDLSDAERLSMARVLRDALRRLDGLFGVRMPYLMTVHQAPLDTPRPAFPLHIEIYPYLRAPGRLKFLAGTEQGAGEFANDKFPEVAAAELRAVPDTAGDGL; encoded by the coding sequence ATGACCACCGAATCCACCACCGCAGCCCTGCCCGGCGGGTACCACGCCGCCGACTTCACGAAACCCGACGGGCGCGCCATGACGCTGTACGGCCTGAACCCCATCCGCGTGGACAGCGAGATTCCCAGCCCCAGCCCGGACCCCGTGGACGCCCGGCCCCTCATGCGCTGGCATCCGGTGCGGGGCGAGTGGGTCATGTACGCCGCGCACCGCATGGGCCGCACGTTCCTCCCGCCGCCCGAGTACAACCCGCTGGCGCCCACCCGCGACCCCGAGCACCCCACCGAACTGCCGCGCGGCGAGTACGACATCGCCGTGTTCGACAACCGCTTCCCCAGCCTGACCCTGACGGCCCCCGACCCGGAACCCGGCCCCGCCGGGACGCGCGCGGGCGTCGGCAAGTGCGAGGTCGTGGTGTTCAGCCAGAGCGCTCAGGGCCGCCTGTGCGACCTGACCGACGAGCAGATCAGCCTGCTGCTGGCCGTGTGGGCCGACCGCACCACCCGCCTCGCGGAGACCGGGCAGATCAACGCGGTGCTGCCCTTCGAGAACCGTGGGGTGGAGGTCGGCGTGACCCTGCACCACCCGCACGGGCAGATCTACGCGTACGATCACGTGCCGCCGGTCGCCGCGCGGGCCGCCGCGCAGATGGACGCGTACGTCGCCGAGCACGGCCGCCCCTGGCTGGAGGACTTCATTCAGGAGGAACGCGCCGCCGAGGACCGCATCATCCGCGACGACGGCGCGGCCCTGAGCGTCGTGCCGCCCTTTGCGCGCTACACCTTCGAGACGTGGGTGCTGCCCACCCGGCCCGTCAGCCTCCTGAGTGACCTGAGTGACGCCGAGCGGCTCAGCATGGCGCGGGTCCTGCGCGATGCGCTGCGCCGCCTGGACGGCCTGTTCGGCGTGCGCATGCCGTACCTGATGACCGTGCATCAGGCGCCGCTGGACACGCCCCGCCCGGCGTTCCCGCTGCACATCGAGATCTACCCGTACCTGCGCGCCCCGGGCCGCCTGAAGTTCCTGGCGGGCACCGAGCAGGGCGCGGGCGAGTTCGCGAACGACAAGTTCCCGGAGGTCGCCGCCGCCGAGCTGCGCGCCGTACCGGACACCGCAGGAGACGGACTGTGA